From Gigantopelta aegis isolate Gae_Host chromosome 11, Gae_host_genome, whole genome shotgun sequence, the proteins below share one genomic window:
- the LOC121385525 gene encoding uncharacterized protein LOC121385525: METRPARGEKNNGTLRHRNDVSYCTLLQNLNCVNPNEELFYKGNELKMCDCPSPCRSTTYTTSLSFVEFSRPFKQSLALSRSLVPDITVHSARKVQAWVLLNIINPTITEMLADLGLLLLRDYATRWRRLASTTHHFLNEIQILADFVSQHDLKTIVMAELKPEDEIVQTWQFLLHAVSRINRSVTYNTNTWFFLVDDLVFENLDSDMAVTSLNKTIKNDNGWVDAFISGTDDTVETFNRYNDIIFSFISAATAVLQNYTYGANDSTISGISSAVSVNGSTELRYLFADMNVFNIIVKEKSSTILDQYKADMTKARKMWQGTKYEDDPDFYSDNLVTVQIYFKDLGVQESKKSPAYSTEGLLCDIGGSIGLCLGGSVLTLFEVFDILAILFGSRRKPMTDSELPENRDGS; this comes from the exons ATGGAGACGAGGCCCGCAAGAGGCGAGAAAAATAATGGAACGTTGAGacaca GAAATGACGTGTCATACTGCACCTTGCTTCAAAATCTCAATTGTGTGAATCCAAATGAAG aattgtTCTACAAAGGTAATGAACTGAAGATGTGCGACTGTCCCAGCCCGTGTCGCTCCACCACCTACACAACCTCCCTCTCCTTCGTCGAGTTCTCCAGACCCTTCAAACAGAGTCTGGCCTTGTCGAGGAGCCTGGTCCCCGACATCACGGTCCACTCCGCTAGGAAGGTCCAAGCCTGGGTTCTCCTGAACATAATCAACCCCACCATCACAGAGATGTTGGCAGATCTCGGCCTTCTGCTTCTGCGAGACTACGCCACGCGGTGGAGAAGACTGGCTTCCACCACTCACCATTTCCTTAACGAAATCCAGATCTTGGCGGACTTTGTTTCTCAACACGATTTGAAGACAATCGTGATGGCGGAATTGAAACCAGAAGACGAAATCGTCCAGACTTGGCAATTTCTTCTTCACGCTGTGTCCAGAATCAACAGGTCAGTGACATACAACACCAATACATGGTTTTTTCTCGTAGATGACCTAGTCTTTGAAAACCTGGATTCTGACATGGCTGTGACAAGTCTGAATAAAACCATAAAGAATGACAACGGGTGGGTGGATGCTTTCATCAGCGGCACTGATGATACCGTTGAAACATTTAACAGATACAATGATATCATATTCAGCTTCATCTCGGCTGCTACCGCCGTATTACAGAATTATACTTACGGTGCAAATGATTCGACTATATCCGGAATTAGTTCGGCAGTTTCCGTGAACGGCTCGACAGAGTTACGCTACTTGTTTGCCGACATGAACGTATTTAATATCATTGTTAAAGAAAAGTCGTCTACCATATTGGACCAGTACAAAGCTGACATGACAAAAGCAAGGAAGATGTGGCAAGGAACAAAATACGAGGATGATCCTGATTTCTACAG TGACAATCTGGTGACTGTACAGATCTACTTTAAAGATCTTGGAGTACAGGAGTCAAAGAAGTCACCGGCCTATTCAACTGAAGGACTGTTGT GTGATATTGGCGGCAGTATTGGGTTGTGTCTTGGAGGAAGTGTTCTGACTCTGTTTGAAGTGTTTGACATTTTAGCCATTCTCTTTGGAAGCAGGAGAAAGCCAATGACAG ATTCGGAATTGCCAGAAAACAGAGATGGAAGTTAG